A DNA window from Prevotella intermedia ATCC 25611 = DSM 20706 contains the following coding sequences:
- the nuoL gene encoding NADH-quinone oxidoreductase subunit L encodes MFDYAFLILLLPFLSAIVLGLAGMKMPKPVAGIIGTCIVGALFALSLYTAYQYFFFTGEYTAMGETFNVVDGRLANGVYPTVTVFNFTWLRFSELLTFNIGFRLSPISVMMLIVITTVSFMVHIYSFGYMAERDKNYKFEEYEHGFQRFYAYLSLFTMSMLGLVVATNVFQMYLFWELVGVCSYLLIGFYYPKHTAVHASKKAFIVTRFADLFFLMGILFFSFYVKTFNFDLSVDANLVDQLQNVATDPSTAWVIPTALFLMFIGGAGKSAMFPLHIWLPDAMEGPTPVSALIHAATMVVAGVFQVASLFPIYIQFGAIEQLHWIAYIGAFTAFYAAAVACCQSDIKRGLAFSTISQIAYMLVALGVCYALDNEEGGLGYMASMFHLFTHAMFKALLFLCSGAIIVIIGSNFKEYMGGLHKYMPITNACFLIGCIAISGVWPLAGFFSKDEIVSACFQFSPALGWFMTLVSGMTAFYMFRLYYVIFWGKSYYEEDPENRRRPQEVPFVMWGPLVFLAIISIFAGWIPFGHFVSATGQSADIHLQHFHFSSVAWFSLLAAAIGISLATWMYMPKNNPVADKLAKRMPGLHKAALNRFYIDNAWQFFTHKIVFRCFSIPIAWFDRQVVDGTFNFLAWGTQEAGESIRPWQSGDVRHYAIWFITGTVALTLVILCLI; translated from the coding sequence ATGTTTGATTACGCATTTTTGATACTTCTTCTACCTTTCTTGAGCGCAATCGTTTTAGGATTGGCAGGTATGAAGATGCCTAAACCGGTGGCAGGTATTATCGGCACATGTATTGTGGGCGCGCTTTTTGCCTTGAGTCTCTACACTGCTTATCAGTATTTCTTCTTTACAGGCGAATATACTGCTATGGGTGAGACCTTCAATGTAGTAGACGGCCGCTTGGCAAATGGTGTTTACCCGACTGTTACGGTCTTCAACTTCACGTGGTTGAGATTCTCAGAGTTACTGACATTTAATATTGGTTTCCGTCTAAGTCCTATCAGCGTGATGATGCTTATCGTCATTACCACTGTCAGCTTCATGGTTCATATCTACTCGTTCGGCTATATGGCAGAGCGCGATAAGAACTATAAGTTCGAGGAATACGAGCACGGTTTCCAGCGTTTCTATGCCTACCTGTCATTGTTTACAATGTCGATGTTAGGTCTTGTGGTAGCAACCAACGTTTTCCAGATGTATCTTTTCTGGGAGTTGGTGGGTGTTTGCTCTTATTTGCTCATTGGTTTCTACTATCCAAAGCACACTGCCGTGCATGCAAGTAAGAAGGCTTTCATCGTTACACGCTTTGCCGACTTGTTCTTCCTGATGGGTATTCTGTTCTTCAGCTTCTACGTCAAGACGTTCAACTTCGACTTATCGGTCGATGCAAACTTGGTAGACCAGCTGCAAAACGTAGCTACCGACCCTTCAACAGCTTGGGTTATCCCGACAGCACTGTTCCTTATGTTCATCGGTGGTGCAGGTAAGTCAGCCATGTTCCCACTCCACATCTGGTTGCCAGATGCCATGGAGGGTCCAACACCTGTATCGGCGTTAATCCACGCTGCTACCATGGTTGTTGCCGGTGTATTCCAAGTGGCAAGTTTGTTCCCCATCTACATTCAGTTCGGTGCTATCGAGCAACTTCACTGGATTGCCTACATCGGAGCCTTCACCGCTTTCTATGCTGCTGCAGTAGCTTGCTGCCAAAGCGATATTAAGCGTGGTTTGGCGTTCTCAACCATTTCTCAGATTGCCTATATGCTCGTTGCGCTCGGCGTTTGCTATGCCCTCGACAACGAAGAAGGCGGTTTGGGCTATATGGCTTCAATGTTCCACTTGTTCACCCACGCTATGTTCAAGGCGTTGCTGTTCCTCTGTTCTGGTGCCATCATCGTTATCATTGGCAGCAACTTCAAGGAATATATGGGCGGTTTGCACAAGTATATGCCGATAACGAACGCTTGTTTCCTCATCGGTTGTATTGCAATCAGCGGTGTATGGCCACTTGCAGGTTTCTTCTCTAAGGACGAAATCGTGAGTGCCTGCTTCCAGTTCTCTCCTGCTTTGGGTTGGTTTATGACCTTAGTATCGGGTATGACGGCTTTCTATATGTTCCGTTTGTACTACGTAATCTTCTGGGGCAAGTCTTATTATGAGGAGGATCCAGAGAACCGTCGCCGCCCACAGGAAGTTCCTTTCGTTATGTGGGGACCGTTGGTATTCCTTGCTATCATTTCAATCTTTGCAGGTTGGATTCCATTCGGCCACTTCGTTTCAGCGACAGGTCAGAGTGCCGACATTCATTTGCAGCACTTCCACTTCTCAAGTGTAGCTTGGTTCAGCCTCTTGGCAGCTGCCATCGGCATTTCACTTGCGACATGGATGTATATGCCTAAGAACAATCCTGTTGCCGACAAACTTGCGAAACGCATGCCAGGACTTCACAAGGCTGCCCTCAACAGATTCTATATTGACAACGCTTGGCAGTTCTTCACCCACAAGATTGTTTTCCGTTGCTTCTCTATTCCTATTGCTTGGTTCGACCGTCAAGTTGTCGATGGTACGTTCAACTTCCTTGCTTGGGGTACTCAGGAAGCGGGCGAGAGCATTCGTCCTTGGCAGAGTGGCGACGTTCGCCATTATGCAATTTGGTTCATAACAGGAACTGTGGCTTTAACATTAGTAATACTTTGCTTGATATAA
- a CDS encoding NuoM family protein, protein MSWILTIFVIIPVLMLFGLWVAKNDNQVRGVMVAGASALLIGAIWLTVYFVQQRAAGNTDTMLLANSVMWFKPLNIAFAVGVDGISVVMILLSAIIVFTGTFASWQLEPMKKEYFLWFVLLSSGVFGFFISTDMFTMFMFYEVALIPMYLLIGVWGTGAKEYSAMKLTLMLMGGSGLLIFGFLGIYYFSGGSTMDVIELAKMHAMSKEVQNIFFPFVFIGFGILGALFPFHTWSPDGHASAPTAVSMLHAGVLMKLGGYGCLRIAMFIMPDALEMWAPVFLVLTTVSVVYGALSACVQTDLKYINAYSSVSHCGMVLFALVMTTQTAITGAILQMLSHGLMTALFFACIGMIYHRAGTRDVRYLGGLMKVIPFLAVSYVVAGLANLGLPGFSGFIAEMTIFVGSFENGGTFHRVCTLVACTSIVVTAVYILRVVGKILFQTIPNQKFNELHDATWDERFAVAGLIFCVAGLGLFPLFFEDMIIDAVGPIFDHIIAYVPNLGNL, encoded by the coding sequence ATGAGTTGGATTTTAACAATATTTGTAATAATCCCCGTACTGATGCTTTTCGGCCTTTGGGTCGCTAAGAACGACAATCAGGTACGCGGCGTGATGGTAGCAGGAGCCTCTGCCTTGTTGATTGGTGCTATATGGCTCACCGTCTATTTTGTTCAACAGCGGGCAGCTGGAAATACCGATACCATGCTATTGGCAAACTCTGTAATGTGGTTTAAACCGCTGAACATTGCCTTTGCTGTGGGTGTCGATGGTATTTCTGTCGTCATGATTTTGCTTTCAGCAATCATTGTCTTCACGGGTACATTTGCCAGTTGGCAGCTTGAACCGATGAAGAAGGAATACTTCCTTTGGTTCGTACTGCTGTCATCGGGTGTGTTCGGTTTCTTTATTTCAACCGATATGTTCACCATGTTCATGTTCTACGAAGTGGCATTGATACCTATGTACCTTCTCATTGGTGTATGGGGAACAGGCGCGAAGGAATATTCAGCCATGAAGCTTACCCTTATGTTGATGGGCGGTTCTGGCTTGCTTATCTTCGGTTTCCTCGGTATCTACTACTTCAGTGGTGGTTCTACGATGGACGTTATCGAGCTGGCAAAGATGCACGCAATGTCGAAAGAAGTTCAAAACATCTTCTTCCCATTCGTATTCATCGGCTTTGGTATCCTCGGTGCGTTGTTCCCATTCCACACATGGTCGCCCGACGGTCATGCTTCAGCCCCTACAGCCGTTTCAATGCTCCACGCAGGTGTATTGATGAAGTTGGGAGGCTACGGCTGTTTGCGCATTGCCATGTTCATTATGCCTGACGCGCTCGAGATGTGGGCACCCGTTTTCCTCGTCCTCACAACGGTTTCTGTGGTTTACGGTGCGCTCTCTGCCTGTGTTCAGACCGACTTGAAGTACATTAACGCCTACTCTTCAGTTTCTCACTGTGGTATGGTGCTCTTCGCTTTGGTTATGACAACGCAGACCGCTATCACAGGTGCAATCCTCCAAATGCTTTCACACGGTTTGATGACTGCCTTGTTCTTCGCCTGCATCGGTATGATTTACCACCGCGCAGGAACACGCGACGTTCGCTATCTTGGCGGTTTGATGAAGGTAATACCATTCCTTGCCGTTTCTTATGTAGTGGCAGGTTTGGCTAACCTCGGTTTGCCAGGCTTCTCGGGCTTCATTGCCGAAATGACCATCTTTGTTGGTTCGTTCGAGAACGGCGGCACTTTCCACCGCGTTTGTACACTCGTTGCCTGCACGTCAATCGTTGTTACCGCAGTCTACATTCTGCGCGTGGTGGGCAAGATTCTGTTCCAGACCATTCCTAACCAGAAGTTCAACGAGCTTCACGATGCCACTTGGGACGAGCGTTTTGCCGTTGCAGGACTCATCTTCTGCGTTGCAGGACTCGGACTTTTCCCTCTGTTCTTCGAGGATATGATTATCGATGCTGTCGGTCCAATCTTCGACCACATCATCGCATACGTTCCAAATTTAGGTAATCTTTAA
- a CDS encoding NADH-quinone oxidoreductase subunit N: MNYTDFFKMIPEASLVAVLIILFVADFISAKTEERKWFNPLACALLLANTIVCLLPMQPEEAFGGMYITSAAVNVMKAILAFGTFIVVLQSRVWAGKSGKEGEFYMLVVSTLLGMNTMMSAGNFLMFFLGLEMASVPMACVVAFDAYRNNSAEAAAKFILTATFSSGVMLYGISFIYAAYGTMYFNDIAANIQATPLTIMGLVFFFSGLGFKISLVPFHFWTADTYQGAPTTVTGYLSVISKGAAAFTLLSILFHVFGSMIAYWHVLMMIVIALSITIANLFAIRQGELKRFMAFSSISQAGYIMLAALGNNWDASIASLSYYVLIYVVANMAVFTIISVVEQNNGGKTDISDYNGFYKTNPRLSFLMTIAMFSLGGIPPFAGMFSKFFVFMSGVKGADITTTEGAWIYGILFIALINTVVSLYYYLKIVKAMYITRCDTPMPTFKSDTNTKFALAVCTTGIVLFGVFSCVYEWIAAAI; encoded by the coding sequence ATGAATTATACTGATTTCTTTAAAATGATTCCAGAGGCAAGTCTTGTTGCCGTTCTGATAATCCTTTTCGTTGCTGACTTTATTTCAGCAAAGACCGAAGAACGCAAGTGGTTCAACCCCTTGGCTTGTGCGCTCCTGCTTGCAAACACCATCGTTTGCCTGCTCCCGATGCAGCCCGAAGAAGCCTTTGGCGGTATGTACATTACTTCGGCTGCGGTAAATGTCATGAAAGCAATCCTCGCTTTCGGTACATTCATCGTGGTGCTGCAAAGCCGCGTGTGGGCAGGAAAGAGCGGTAAAGAGGGCGAATTCTATATGCTTGTCGTTTCAACCCTGCTGGGTATGAACACAATGATGAGCGCAGGAAACTTCCTCATGTTCTTCCTTGGTTTGGAAATGGCATCTGTGCCGATGGCGTGCGTGGTGGCTTTCGACGCCTATCGCAACAATTCTGCCGAAGCAGCAGCCAAGTTCATACTCACCGCAACCTTCTCAAGCGGTGTAATGCTCTATGGTATCAGCTTCATTTATGCAGCTTACGGCACAATGTACTTCAACGATATTGCTGCCAACATACAGGCTACACCACTCACCATCATGGGCTTGGTGTTCTTCTTCAGCGGTCTTGGCTTCAAGATTTCGCTCGTTCCGTTCCACTTCTGGACAGCCGACACCTACCAAGGTGCGCCTACCACTGTTACGGGCTACCTCAGCGTAATCTCTAAAGGTGCTGCCGCTTTCACCCTGTTGAGCATTCTGTTCCACGTCTTCGGCAGTATGATAGCTTACTGGCACGTACTTATGATGATTGTCATTGCACTTTCCATCACCATTGCCAACCTCTTCGCTATCCGCCAAGGCGAATTGAAACGCTTCATGGCGTTCAGTTCCATCTCGCAGGCAGGCTACATCATGCTTGCTGCATTGGGCAACAATTGGGACGCATCAATAGCATCGCTAAGCTACTACGTACTTATCTACGTGGTTGCCAATATGGCTGTGTTCACCATCATCTCGGTTGTAGAACAGAACAATGGCGGCAAGACCGACATTTCAGACTACAATGGTTTCTACAAAACCAACCCACGTTTGAGTTTCCTTATGACCATTGCCATGTTCTCGCTCGGTGGTATCCCTCCGTTTGCAGGTATGTTCTCTAAATTCTTCGTCTTCATGTCGGGCGTTAAGGGAGCAGACATCACCACAACCGAAGGTGCTTGGATTTACGGCATACTGTTCATTGCGCTGATAAACACAGTCGTTTCGCTTTACTACTACCTCAAGATAGTAAAGGCAATGTACATTACACGTTGCGACACTCCTATGCCAACCTTCAAGAGCGACACCAACACCAAGTTTGCCCTTGCTGTTTGCACAACGGGCATCGTACTTTTCGGTGTCTTCAGCTGTGTTTACGAATGGATTGCAGCAGCTATCTAA